From a single Arachis hypogaea cultivar Tifrunner chromosome 3, arahy.Tifrunner.gnm2.J5K5, whole genome shotgun sequence genomic region:
- the LOC140183650 gene encoding uncharacterized protein, which yields MYFYDELDEWLGQNVDKFAAEGENQPDLRSTEGRYVSSETIPAVNLGTDAPSSQGNTEQSSVNQPSQSIKKSPLLFYSRKKRQEKKAKTASMLSPSDSNMMVVREQTPSEALAIVPIQVFVPASQTTTDIDFEPTPILQIEGTTET from the exons atgtattttta tgacgaaCTGGATGAATGGCTAGGGCAAAACGTTGATAAATttgctgcagaggg ggagaaccaacctgacctgcgatcgacagaaggtcgctatgtgtcgtctgaaac aataccggctgtgaacttgggaactgatgctccttcctctcaaggaaacacagaacagagtagtgtaaaccagccgtcacagagcat aaaaaaaagccctttattattttattcaagaaaaaaaaggcaggaaaaaaaagcaaaaactgcaagtat gttgagtccgtctgattcgaatatgatggttgtgagggaacagacaccgtccgaagcgcttgcaat agtcccaattcaggtttttgtgccggcatcccaaacaaccactgacatagattttgaaccaacccctatactacagattgaagggactacagaaacgtaa
- the LOC112736086 gene encoding uncharacterized protein: MAEEKKAIVRDLGFGGLMHVPPLRVDHQLLRELANNFKLGENRLKTGYGSFQITPKTIGDALGINATGNLFPEKVEYKQLYKQLSDDDKIIYRRFQGKTLKSLTDEMMEIGVGSEEERLMFKRIFILYIQMAFLLPTTINKISPVHLAPIFKMDGISERNWGAHVLTFLIKGITDYQDKKKKAIDGCLFALMIIYFHLSENKGKKRAERPPKPWIANWTKEKLVERMTAEKEEILGIVKMAETRAREKMKEKEKKEKKTRNQKNKKKEGESNIVFGDRNSY; the protein is encoded by the exons atgGCTGAGGAGAAGAAGGCAATTGTCAGGGATCTCGGATTTGGTGGGTTGATGCACGTCCCACCTctaagggtggatcaccaactcttaagggaactggcaaacaacttcaaacttggggagaacagactgaagacaggatatggttctttccaaataacaccaaagacaataggtgatgcgcttggcatcaatgcaacag gaaatctgtttcctgagaaagttgagtataagCAACTTTATAAGCaactttctgatgatgacaaaataatttatagaagattccagggtaagaccctcaaaagtcttaccgatgaaatgatggaaatcggcgttggcagcgaagaggaacgcctgatgttcaagaggatattcatcctctacatacagatggcgttccttttgccaacgacgataaacaaaatatcgcccgtgcacctcgccccaatttttaagatggacggcataTCGGAGAGAAACTGGGGGGCGCATGTTTTGACCTTCTTGATCAAAGGCATCACAGACTACCAGgataagaagaagaaggcaattgatggctgcctctttgccctCATGATAATATACTTTCATCTTTCTGAAAACAAAGGCAAAAAGAGGgctgaaagaccaccaaagccttggattgccaactggactaaggagaagttggtggaaagaatgactgcagaaaaagaagaaattttg gggattgtgaagatggcagagacaagagcaagagaaaaaatgaaagaaaaagaaaaaaaagaaaaaaaaacaagaaatcaaaaaaacaaaaaaaaggaaggcgagtccaacatcgtcttcggagacagaaacagctactga
- the LOC112734317 gene encoding basic blue protein translates to MGAVGRGSAIMVALVLCLMVVEMADAATYTVGDAAGWTFNTVGWPRGKRFRAGDTLVFSYNPRAHNVVAVNRGGYDSCRTPAGAKVYRSGKDQIRLVRGQNYFICNFPGHCESGMKIAVNAV, encoded by the exons atGGGTGCAGTGGGAAGAGGCAGTGCAATAATGGTGGCACTTGTACTGTGCTTGATGGTGGTCGAGATGGCTGATGCTGCCACGTACACCGTTGGAGATGCAGCTGGTTGGACCTTCAATACCGTCGGCTGGCCCAGAGGGAAGCGCTTTAGAGCCGGCGACACTCTCG TATTCAGTTACAACCCAAGAGCACACAATGTGGTGGCAGTGAACAGAGGAGGGTATGATAGCTGCAGGACACCGGCAGGAGCTAAAGTGTACAGATCGGGGAAAGATCAGATCAGGCTTGTTAGGGGACAGAACTACTTCATCTGTAACTTTCCTGGCCACTGCGAGTCCGGCATGAAAATCGCCGTCAACGCTGTCTAA